A part of Pectinatus sottacetonis genomic DNA contains:
- the csaB gene encoding polysaccharide pyruvyl transferase CsaB has product MSSIVISGYYGSKNAGDEAMLAAMLEVFTELDPKIKITVISANPTDTARKHGVETINWLDVFSIIRALRRADLLISGGGSLLQNVTSGRSLYYYMGILFLAIMVRTPVMLYAQGIGPVFGWLPKKLMCWFGNHTKLITIRDEGSLGELQKMHISKPVIKVTADPVLAIHPVSREMGKKIFLDNKLSLAKPIVGICVREWRDLKHYKRVLAEVADKISSDFGVQIVFVPMQFPEDVKAAKKITEYMKTKAVLLNSEYTTAELLSITGNLDILISIRLHALIFAGVMGIPMLGISYDPKVDRFLHSIGENAVAGLDDITTDTVLKEFTVKWKDRSKFRDINQQRLVELRRAASSNAELALDLINRFSKK; this is encoded by the coding sequence ATGAGTAGTATTGTAATTTCTGGGTATTATGGTTCTAAAAATGCTGGTGATGAAGCGATGCTTGCTGCTATGCTAGAAGTTTTTACAGAACTCGATCCTAAAATAAAAATAACTGTTATATCGGCTAATCCTACTGATACAGCAAGAAAACACGGTGTAGAGACAATAAACTGGCTAGATGTTTTTTCTATAATACGGGCTTTGCGAAGAGCTGATTTGTTAATAAGCGGTGGTGGCAGTTTGCTGCAAAATGTTACTAGCGGGCGTAGTCTATATTATTATATGGGTATTTTATTTTTAGCGATCATGGTAAGAACTCCTGTTATGCTTTATGCTCAAGGAATAGGTCCGGTTTTTGGCTGGCTGCCTAAAAAACTTATGTGTTGGTTTGGCAATCATACAAAATTGATAACTATTCGTGATGAGGGTTCCCTGGGTGAGCTACAAAAAATGCATATATCCAAACCTGTGATTAAAGTAACAGCAGATCCGGTATTAGCTATACATCCTGTTTCGCGAGAAATGGGAAAAAAAATTTTTTTAGATAATAAACTTTCCCTAGCAAAACCTATTGTTGGGATATGCGTACGTGAATGGCGGGATTTAAAACATTATAAAAGAGTTTTAGCTGAGGTTGCTGATAAAATTAGCAGTGATTTTGGTGTTCAGATAGTTTTTGTACCTATGCAATTTCCAGAAGATGTAAAAGCAGCCAAGAAAATTACAGAATATATGAAAACTAAGGCAGTTCTATTAAATAGTGAATATACAACTGCTGAGCTTTTATCAATTACTGGAAATTTGGATATACTTATATCTATTCGTTTACATGCATTAATTTTTGCAGGGGTTATGGGAATACCTATGCTGGGGATATCTTATGATCCTAAAGTTGATAGATTTTTGCATTCTATAGGAGAGAATGCAGTAGCAGGATTAGATGATATTACTACTGATACTGTCCTGAAAGAATTTACAGTTAAATGGAAAGATAGATCTAAATTTAGGGACATAAATCAACAGCGATTGGTAGAATTGCGCCGCGCTGCATCAAGTAATGCAGAATTAGCATTGGATTTGATAAATAGATTTAGTAAAAAATAG
- a CDS encoding IS110 family RNA-guided transposase has product MIYVGIDIAKLNHFASILSSDGKVLIEPFKFTNDNDGFCRLLDVLEHFDKDCLIIGLESTAHYGNNLVEFLVFRHFHVSILNPLQTSSMRKNRIRKTKTDKVDTFIIAQTLMTQPYRLFTQYDINLLYLKNLGRFRQKLMKQRTRNKIMLTSYLDQAFPELQYFFNGIHHKAVYATLKAAPSPDKIASMHMTHLAHLLKNASNGHFKKDKAQELRVLAQKSIGSSDSSISIQITQTIEQIELLNSQIEDVVSNIKNILLSLDTVIMTIPGISYLEAGIILGEIGNIQRFSTPHKLLAFAGLDPSVHQSGNFNANHTRMSKRGSRYLRFALIYAAYNVVRNTDIFKQLYNKKRDAGLNHYGALGHCAGKL; this is encoded by the coding sequence ATGATCTATGTCGGCATTGATATTGCCAAGCTCAATCACTTTGCTTCCATTTTATCTTCTGATGGTAAAGTCCTAATTGAACCATTTAAATTCACAAATGACAATGATGGCTTCTGTAGGCTGCTCGATGTCCTGGAACATTTTGACAAAGACTGCCTCATCATTGGTCTTGAATCTACGGCTCATTATGGCAACAATCTTGTCGAATTCCTTGTTTTCAGGCATTTTCATGTGAGTATTCTTAATCCTCTTCAGACTTCTTCTATGCGAAAGAACAGAATTCGCAAAACCAAGACTGACAAGGTTGATACTTTCATTATTGCCCAAACTCTTATGACTCAGCCTTACAGACTTTTCACTCAGTACGATATTAATTTACTGTATCTGAAAAATTTAGGGCGTTTCCGTCAAAAACTGATGAAGCAGCGTACACGTAATAAAATTATGCTTACTTCTTATTTGGATCAGGCTTTTCCTGAACTTCAGTATTTTTTTAACGGAATACATCATAAGGCTGTATACGCCACACTAAAGGCGGCTCCCTCACCGGATAAAATAGCTTCCATGCATATGACTCATCTGGCTCATCTTCTTAAAAATGCTTCCAATGGTCATTTTAAAAAAGATAAAGCTCAAGAATTAAGAGTTCTAGCACAGAAGTCTATCGGTTCCAGCGATAGTTCTATATCTATTCAGATAACCCAGACCATTGAGCAGATCGAGTTGCTAAATAGCCAAATTGAGGATGTGGTATCCAATATAAAAAACATTCTGCTTTCCTTGGATACTGTCATCATGACCATTCCCGGCATTAGCTATCTTGAAGCCGGAATTATTCTAGGTGAAATAGGTAATATTCAGCGTTTTTCAACACCACATAAACTACTTGCTTTTGCTGGACTTGATCCTTCCGTTCATCAATCTGGAAATTTCAATGCCAATCACACTAGAATGTCTAAAAGAGGCTCAAGATACCTCAGATTCGCCTTAATATATGCGGCTTACAATGTGGTAAGAAACACTGATATATTTAAGCAGCTTTACAATAAAAAACGTGATGCTGGATTAAATCACTATGGTGCATTAGGTCACTGCGCTGGCAAACTATAA
- the tnpB gene encoding IS66 family insertion sequence element accessory protein TnpB (TnpB, as the term is used for proteins encoded by IS66 family insertion elements, is considered an accessory protein, since TnpC, encoded by a neighboring gene, is a DDE family transposase.) has translation MLGDISSVEHIYIACGHTDMRKSIDGLCCLVQQKFKMDPFDKSLFLFSGRKHDRLKALLFEGDGFVLLYKRLENGKFQ, from the coding sequence ATGCTCGGTGACATATCTTCAGTAGAACATATTTATATAGCCTGTGGTCATACGGATATGAGAAAGTCAATAGATGGTCTTTGCTGTTTAGTACAGCAAAAATTCAAGATGGATCCGTTTGACAAGAGTTTGTTTTTATTCAGCGGCAGGAAACACGACCGGCTTAAAGCATTATTATTTGAAGGTGACGGTTTTGTCCTTTTATATAAACGGCTGGAAAATGGCAAATTCCAGTGA
- the ltrA gene encoding group II intron reverse transcriptase/maturase: MQRKQKTNKMDCPCKGMLETDSSKGAQSMTSLGTATKNRVNLLEIILSPANLNEAYLRVKRKKGAAGVDGMKVDEMYGWLKEHKEEFLESLKNGKYKPQPVRRVEIPKLDGGKRKLGIPTVLDRVIQQAIMQVLQPIFEQTFSDNSYGFRPGKSAHLAIKQAEAYYKEGYTKIVDLDLAQYFDTVNHDMLINMLREEIQDERAIALIRKYLKSGVMEGGIISPTMAGTPQGGNLSPLLSNIYLTKFDKLLESRGHKFVRYADDCNIYVKTPRAAKRVMESCINYLEGKLKLKVNRKKSKIGSPLREKFLGFSLHKVVGKIGIRPHQNVIWKFKQKVKEITGRSRGRSIESILLELKNYTIGWLNYFSISDMRSRIQDLNQWIRRRLRMYLWKQWKKISARFKNLNRLGLYKGKAWEYANTRLGYWRIANSPILGKTLTDKYLESLGYMNIAKKYEMFHSR, from the coding sequence ATGCAAAGAAAGCAGAAAACCAATAAAATGGACTGCCCTTGTAAGGGTATGTTGGAAACAGATAGTAGCAAGGGAGCGCAGAGCATGACATCGCTGGGAACTGCAACAAAGAACCGTGTGAACCTGTTAGAAATAATCCTAAGTCCGGCAAATCTCAATGAAGCCTATCTCAGGGTAAAGCGAAAGAAAGGCGCAGCCGGAGTAGATGGCATGAAAGTTGACGAAATGTACGGATGGTTAAAAGAACATAAGGAAGAATTCCTTGAATCGCTAAAGAACGGGAAATATAAACCACAGCCGGTACGGCGGGTAGAAATACCTAAGCTAGACGGAGGGAAAAGAAAGCTTGGCATACCAACAGTACTGGACAGAGTAATACAACAAGCAATAATGCAGGTACTACAGCCAATTTTCGAACAGACATTCTCAGACAACAGTTATGGATTCAGACCGGGAAAGAGTGCGCACCTGGCCATAAAACAGGCGGAAGCCTATTATAAAGAAGGATACACTAAAATAGTGGACCTTGACCTTGCACAGTACTTTGACACGGTAAATCATGACATGCTCATAAACATGCTCCGAGAAGAAATACAGGATGAGCGCGCAATAGCACTCATCCGAAAATATTTAAAGAGCGGAGTAATGGAAGGCGGAATAATAAGCCCGACAATGGCAGGAACGCCGCAGGGAGGAAACCTGTCACCATTACTGTCTAACATCTATCTTACAAAATTTGACAAACTGCTAGAAAGCAGGGGACATAAATTTGTAAGATACGCCGATGACTGTAACATCTATGTAAAAACGCCAAGAGCGGCAAAACGTGTAATGGAGAGCTGTATAAACTATCTTGAAGGAAAACTGAAACTAAAAGTCAACCGGAAGAAAAGTAAAATAGGCAGCCCATTGCGGGAAAAGTTTTTAGGATTTTCTCTGCACAAAGTAGTAGGGAAAATAGGAATCAGGCCACACCAAAATGTAATCTGGAAATTCAAGCAAAAGGTGAAAGAAATAACCGGCCGCAGTCGCGGCCGGTCAATAGAAAGCATCTTGCTTGAATTAAAAAATTATACAATAGGCTGGCTTAATTACTTTTCCATAAGCGATATGCGCAGCAGAATACAAGATTTAAACCAGTGGATTAGGCGTAGATTGAGAATGTATCTGTGGAAACAGTGGAAGAAAATTTCCGCGAGATTTAAAAATCTGAATCGATTAGGATTGTACAAAGGCAAGGCGTGGGAGTATGCCAATACAAGACTGGGGTACTGGCGCATCGCAAACAGTCCAATATTAGGCAAAACACTAACAGATAAATATCTTGAGTCGCTTGGTTATATGAATATAGCCAAGAAATATGAGATGTTTCATTCACGTTAA
- the secA gene encoding preprotein translocase subunit SecA, whose amino-acid sequence MFGFLKSLIGDNNEKEIKRMRGIVEKINALEPEYRKMSDGTLCGNTSKFKERIANGETLDSILPETFAVVREASRRTLGMRHFDVQLIGGVCLHEGKIAEMKTGEGKTLVATAPVYLNALSQKGVHMITVNDYLAKRDSEWMGKLYRTLGLSVGLITHDMDFAERKFAYNCDVTFGTNNEFGFDYLRDNMVIYKDQMVQRDLNYAIVDEVDSILIDEARTPLIISGPGSKSTNMYSIMAKAVAPLKEEEDYTINEKEKTVSPSEGAVAKVEKALNIKNLYDTANIEMSHCFTQALRAKALMKRDRDYVVRDGEIVIVDEFTGRLMFGRRYSDGLHQAIEAKENVKIQRESQTLATITFQNYFRMYGKLAGMTGTAKTEEDEFLKIYKLPVIVVPTNKPIQRMDYPDVIYKTKRAKFKAVVKAIKEYHTKGQPVLVGTTSIVQSEELSALLKKNHIPHNVLNAKYHEKEAQIIAGAGQTGAVTIATNMAGRGTDITLGDGVKENGGLHIMGTERHESRRIDNQLRGRAGRQGDPGSSRFYLSLEDDLMRLFGSDNIANIMDKLGMGEDDPIEHKLVTRSIEQAQKKVEARNFDIRKHVLEYDDVMNQQREVIYSQRRKVLVGDNLKDNILDMIYEIINHQMDTYANEKVYPEEWNIEELIEEAERVYAPQGKLVKSELENMSRDELKDALYKLADDTYASREQMFGKENMRELEKIVMLKVVDNKWMEHLDEMDMLREGIGLRAYGQKNPLVEYKIEAYDMFQAMINSIQEDIAKLMYRVNIVREEQPPLEDRLKNATTSHGTDEPEKKQKPIVKEKTVGRNDPCPCGSGKKYKNCCGRNK is encoded by the coding sequence TTGTTTGGATTTTTAAAGAGCCTGATTGGTGATAATAATGAAAAAGAAATAAAACGTATGCGCGGTATTGTGGAAAAAATAAATGCATTGGAACCTGAATACAGAAAAATGAGTGATGGTACTTTATGCGGCAATACGAGTAAGTTTAAGGAACGCATTGCTAATGGAGAAACATTGGATTCTATTTTGCCGGAAACTTTTGCTGTTGTGCGTGAAGCATCACGTCGGACTTTGGGAATGAGACATTTTGATGTACAGCTTATAGGGGGCGTTTGCCTGCATGAAGGTAAAATTGCCGAAATGAAAACAGGTGAAGGGAAAACATTAGTGGCAACGGCACCTGTTTATTTGAATGCCTTATCACAAAAGGGCGTTCATATGATTACTGTTAATGATTATCTGGCTAAGCGTGATAGTGAATGGATGGGAAAACTTTATCGTACATTGGGGTTATCTGTTGGTTTGATAACGCATGATATGGATTTTGCAGAACGTAAATTTGCCTACAATTGTGATGTTACATTTGGAACTAACAATGAATTTGGATTTGATTATTTGCGTGATAATATGGTTATTTACAAAGATCAGATGGTGCAAAGAGATCTTAACTATGCAATTGTCGATGAAGTCGATAGTATTTTGATTGATGAAGCGCGTACACCATTGATTATTTCAGGACCAGGCAGTAAATCGACTAATATGTATTCGATAATGGCAAAAGCTGTAGCTCCTTTAAAAGAAGAAGAAGATTATACAATTAATGAAAAAGAAAAAACAGTTTCTCCATCAGAGGGCGCTGTAGCAAAAGTTGAAAAAGCTTTGAATATAAAAAATCTTTATGATACAGCTAATATTGAAATGTCACATTGCTTTACCCAGGCTTTGCGGGCTAAAGCTTTAATGAAACGAGATAGAGATTATGTAGTACGTGATGGTGAGATCGTTATCGTTGATGAATTTACTGGGCGGCTCATGTTTGGACGAAGATATTCAGATGGATTGCATCAGGCAATTGAAGCAAAGGAAAATGTAAAAATTCAACGTGAATCACAGACACTTGCTACGATTACTTTTCAAAATTATTTTCGTATGTATGGTAAATTGGCAGGAATGACTGGTACAGCAAAAACAGAGGAAGATGAATTTCTGAAGATTTATAAATTGCCGGTTATCGTTGTCCCTACAAATAAACCTATTCAGCGTATGGATTATCCAGATGTTATTTATAAGACTAAACGGGCTAAATTTAAAGCTGTAGTGAAGGCTATTAAGGAATATCACACGAAAGGGCAGCCGGTCCTGGTAGGGACAACTTCAATAGTACAGTCGGAAGAATTAAGTGCATTGTTGAAGAAAAACCATATTCCCCACAATGTTTTAAATGCTAAATACCATGAAAAAGAAGCACAGATAATTGCTGGAGCTGGACAGACCGGAGCAGTTACTATAGCTACAAATATGGCTGGTCGCGGTACAGATATCACGCTAGGTGACGGAGTCAAGGAAAATGGCGGATTGCATATCATGGGGACAGAGCGCCATGAATCAAGACGTATTGACAATCAGTTGCGTGGTCGTGCTGGAAGGCAGGGAGATCCAGGGTCTTCAAGATTTTATTTATCCTTGGAAGATGACCTAATGCGCTTATTCGGTTCAGATAATATAGCTAATATTATGGATAAACTAGGTATGGGTGAAGATGATCCAATAGAGCACAAATTAGTTACTAGATCAATTGAACAAGCACAAAAGAAAGTAGAAGCACGTAATTTCGATATTCGTAAACATGTACTCGAATATGATGATGTTATGAATCAGCAGCGTGAAGTCATCTATAGTCAACGGCGTAAAGTTTTAGTAGGCGATAATTTAAAAGATAATATTCTCGATATGATCTATGAAATAATTAATCATCAGATGGATACATATGCAAATGAAAAAGTTTATCCGGAAGAATGGAATATTGAAGAACTTATTGAAGAAGCTGAAAGAGTATATGCACCCCAGGGGAAATTAGTAAAAAGTGAACTGGAAAATATGAGCCGTGATGAACTTAAAGATGCACTTTATAAATTAGCAGATGATACATATGCTTCACGTGAACAAATGTTTGGTAAAGAAAATATGCGTGAACTGGAAAAAATTGTCATGCTAAAAGTAGTCGATAATAAATGGATGGAACATTTAGATGAGATGGATATGCTGCGTGAAGGGATAGGTCTAAGGGCTTATGGGCAGAAAAATCCTCTTGTCGAATATAAAATTGAAGCTTATGATATGTTCCAGGCAATGATTAACAGCATCCAGGAAGATATTGCCAAATTGATGTATAGAGTCAATATTGTTAGAGAAGAACAACCACCTCTGGAGGATCGTCTTAAGAATGCTACTACTTCACACGGTACAGATGAACCTGAAAAAAAACAAAAACCTATAGTTAAAGAAAAAACTGTGGGAAGAAATGATCCTTGTCCATGTGGTAGTGGTAAAAAATATAAGAATTGTTGTGGTAGAAATAAATAG
- a CDS encoding transposase: MSRKRRNFTAKFKSDLVLELLKGEKDLNSVATENSIQPNLLRNWKKEFLDKASVVFDDSREENIREKLDEERKEKEEYAKKVGQLTMQVD; the protein is encoded by the coding sequence ATGTCTCGGAAAAGAAGAAATTTCACAGCAAAATTCAAATCGGATCTTGTTCTTGAACTGCTCAAGGGTGAGAAAGATCTCAACTCGGTAGCTACCGAAAATAGCATACAGCCAAATCTTTTGCGAAACTGGAAAAAGGAATTTCTTGATAAAGCCTCTGTTGTATTCGATGATTCCCGTGAGGAGAATATCAGAGAAAAGCTTGATGAGGAACGCAAAGAGAAAGAAGAATATGCGAAAAAGGTTGGCCAGCTCACCATGCAGGTGGACTGA
- the prfB gene encoding peptide chain release factor 2 (programmed frameshift), with protein sequence MLEDLRVLITDTKKKIEEMGASLDVAHKKEKIAELEYKMGEPAFWDDTENAQKVSTELNTLKDNVERYQKLIDKYDDMQILWEMGMEDNDESVCDEVEKEIKVITAALDQLELEILLSGRYDSNNAILTLHAGAGGTEAQDWTQMLLRMYGRWAEKNGFTVETVDLLPGDEAGVKSVTLMIKGRNAYGYLKSEKGVHRLVRISPFDANARRHTSFSACDVMPEIDDNVDLDINMADVRVDTYRASGAGGQHINKTDSAVRMTHIPTGVVAQCQNQRSQLQNKEQCLKLLRARLFELELQKKEEELAKLEGEQQKIEWGSQIRSYVFHPYNLVKDHRTNTETSDIQAVMDGNINLFIESYLRAKANKKL encoded by the exons GTGCTGGAAGATTTGCGTGTATTGATAACAGATACTAAAAAAAAGATAGAAGAAATGGGGGCTTCACTT GACGTAGCTCACAAGAAAGAAAAAATAGCTGAACTTGAATATAAAATGGGTGAACCGGCTTTTTGGGATGATACGGAAAATGCACAAAAAGTATCTACAGAGTTGAATACATTAAAGGATAATGTTGAAAGATATCAAAAACTTATTGATAAGTATGATGACATGCAGATACTTTGGGAAATGGGTATGGAAGATAATGATGAAAGTGTTTGTGATGAAGTAGAAAAAGAAATAAAAGTGATAACAGCGGCACTGGATCAATTGGAATTGGAAATATTGTTATCAGGCCGATATGATAGCAATAATGCAATTTTGACGCTTCATGCTGGTGCCGGCGGAACGGAAGCACAAGATTGGACGCAGATGCTTTTACGTATGTATGGGCGATGGGCGGAGAAAAATGGGTTTACTGTTGAAACCGTTGATTTGCTGCCAGGAGACGAAGCTGGAGTAAAATCAGTTACTTTGATGATAAAGGGTCGGAATGCTTATGGTTATTTGAAATCAGAAAAAGGTGTTCACCGTCTGGTAAGAATATCGCCTTTTGATGCCAATGCACGTCGTCATACTTCTTTTTCAGCTTGTGATGTGATGCCTGAAATTGATGATAATGTGGATTTGGACATTAATATGGCAGATGTAAGAGTTGATACCTACAGAGCCAGTGGCGCTGGTGGTCAGCATATAAATAAAACCGATTCCGCGGTCAGAATGACGCATATACCTACAGGCGTTGTAGCACAATGCCAAAATCAGCGTTCCCAATTGCAAAATAAGGAACAGTGTTTAAAATTATTGAGAGCACGTTTGTTTGAATTAGAATTACAGAAAAAAGAAGAAGAACTGGCTAAGCTGGAAGGCGAACAGCAGAAAATAGAGTGGGGCAGTCAGATTCGGTCGTATGTTTTCCATCCGTATAATCTTGTAAAAGATCATCGGACTAATACTGAAACAAGCGATATACAGGCAGTAATGGATGGTAATATTAACCTGTTCATAGAAAGTTATTTGCGGGCTAAAGCTAATAAAAAGCTATAA
- the tnpA gene encoding IS66 family insertion sequence element accessory protein TnpA → MQQWRKYLKERADSNLTVKSFCEKYGLNVKSYYYWQKLIRNEAAKSLTGAIVPVNITDAGSLKSAAVPAKIIIRYGNFCLETQDNINSQYLEETLALFIKMEQKYAR, encoded by the coding sequence TTGCAGCAATGGCGGAAGTATTTGAAAGAGCGAGCCGACAGCAATCTTACAGTAAAATCTTTTTGCGAAAAGTATGGTTTGAATGTAAAAAGTTATTATTATTGGCAGAAATTAATCCGTAATGAAGCAGCTAAGTCTTTAACAGGTGCTATTGTTCCTGTTAATATTACGGATGCCGGCTCGTTAAAATCAGCAGCTGTTCCAGCAAAAATCATCATTCGTTATGGTAATTTTTGCTTGGAAACACAGGATAATATAAATTCTCAATATCTAGAAGAAACGCTGGCGTTATTTATAAAAATGGAACAGAAGTATGCTCGGTGA
- a CDS encoding DUF5693 family protein: protein MKVFNYNRWFMILIVIGLMAGLFISFQRYHVEQSNKTIELALDYEDLLKLAEDEGLPPSEVLAEARNAGITSLAVYETTFKKLNANGKVSATAGSEILQQYHNGALSDPAWREMVKEGKIIGTDVYVTGNDKQSFKEVEQDLYLRLGDQRINPLMVGEEKVLAVKANYEDFLKMNLGMPTDEMKAVNAAGFYVIARPSNYKNVNKEKIDEVFNRLNGIKVSDIIFSGPQTLGAPKLIDYTVEKMKKYNITLGMIENITQLQFYPQKGLIDIAKGLNYKAARLYAIPKGEQPKLKMADAVERWSNTDEERNIRIDLLRPYDKSAPGMSLMETNMRYFSDVRNKLEAKGFKIGPASSFTDYTASYLLRIIMMLGVCAAGVLYLSLIIPEFKMKYQYLLFAVTAIICVIPLAIGHGNKIRLLGALVSANIFPALAMIWILEKLKTKNRSRDINFGKVILFCAGGIIIASIISLTGAVYISGLLSDVRYFLEIDIFRGIKLTFVLPLILVGIALCLRYNIFDDENPLLPMGLCEQIRHLLNMKILVKTLMVFLFLLAALVVFIERSGHTAGFPVPGFELKIRAFLEKAFFARPRSKELFIGHPAFFMMIMAWFRKWPVFIFGILVFGATIGQGSMVETFAHMRTPVYMSVMRGFDGIIWGSILGFVILLFLELWRYISSSTERRKNAGNE from the coding sequence TTGAAGGTTTTCAATTATAACCGCTGGTTCATGATACTAATTGTAATAGGACTTATGGCTGGATTGTTTATTAGTTTTCAGCGTTATCATGTAGAACAAAGTAACAAAACAATTGAACTGGCTCTTGACTATGAGGATTTACTAAAATTAGCCGAAGATGAAGGTTTACCACCATCTGAAGTACTTGCTGAGGCAAGAAATGCAGGAATAACATCTTTAGCTGTTTATGAAACTACGTTTAAAAAATTAAATGCTAATGGCAAAGTTTCGGCAACAGCCGGTAGTGAAATATTGCAGCAATATCATAATGGCGCTCTTTCTGATCCAGCATGGAGAGAAATGGTCAAAGAAGGGAAAATTATTGGCACAGATGTATATGTGACTGGTAATGATAAACAATCATTTAAAGAAGTTGAACAGGATTTGTATCTGCGGCTTGGTGATCAACGGATTAATCCTTTGATGGTTGGTGAAGAAAAAGTATTGGCTGTCAAAGCTAATTATGAAGATTTTTTAAAGATGAATTTAGGAATGCCTACTGATGAAATGAAAGCTGTAAATGCTGCTGGATTTTATGTAATAGCCCGCCCAAGTAATTATAAAAATGTCAATAAAGAAAAAATAGATGAGGTATTTAACCGGTTAAATGGAATAAAAGTTTCTGATATTATCTTTTCTGGACCACAAACACTTGGTGCACCTAAGCTGATCGATTATACTGTTGAGAAAATGAAAAAATACAATATAACACTTGGGATGATCGAAAATATAACGCAATTGCAGTTTTATCCACAAAAAGGTCTTATTGATATTGCAAAAGGACTGAATTATAAAGCCGCACGGTTATATGCTATTCCTAAAGGTGAACAACCAAAACTCAAGATGGCTGATGCAGTAGAGCGTTGGAGTAACACTGATGAAGAAAGAAATATTCGCATTGATTTATTAAGGCCTTATGATAAGTCAGCTCCAGGAATGTCATTAATGGAAACTAATATGAGATATTTTTCTGATGTGAGAAATAAATTGGAGGCAAAGGGCTTCAAGATTGGACCGGCAAGCAGCTTCACAGATTATACTGCTAGCTATTTACTGCGTATAATAATGATGTTGGGCGTGTGTGCAGCAGGAGTATTATATTTATCCTTGATTATTCCTGAATTTAAAATGAAATATCAATATTTATTATTTGCCGTAACAGCTATTATCTGCGTAATTCCTTTAGCAATAGGTCATGGTAATAAAATACGTTTATTGGGAGCATTGGTTTCAGCTAATATTTTTCCGGCATTGGCAATGATATGGATTCTAGAAAAATTAAAGACAAAAAACCGTAGTAGAGATATTAATTTTGGTAAAGTTATTCTTTTTTGCGCAGGAGGAATAATTATTGCCAGTATTATTTCGTTGACAGGGGCAGTATATATTTCAGGACTATTATCAGATGTCCGTTATTTTTTAGAAATAGATATTTTCCGCGGGATAAAATTAACCTTTGTTTTACCTTTAATTCTTGTGGGCATTGCACTTTGCTTGAGATATAATATTTTTGATGATGAAAATCCATTATTGCCAATGGGACTTTGTGAACAGATAAGACATCTTTTAAATATGAAGATATTGGTAAAAACATTAATGGTATTTTTGTTTTTGCTGGCAGCTTTAGTTGTGTTTATTGAACGCTCTGGGCATACAGCAGGTTTTCCTGTTCCAGGATTTGAATTAAAAATAAGAGCATTTTTAGAAAAGGCCTTTTTTGCCAGACCACGTTCTAAGGAACTTTTCATTGGACATCCGGCTTTCTTTATGATGATTATGGCGTGGTTTAGAAAGTGGCCGGTATTTATTTTTGGTATATTAGTATTTGGAGCAACTATTGGACAAGGTTCAATGGTTGAGACATTTGCCCATATGAGAACGCCTGTGTATATGTCTGTTATGCGTGGATTTGATGGAATAATATGGGGATCTATATTAGGTTTCGTTATATTATTATTTTTGGAATTATGGAGATATATATCTTCCTCGACAGAGAGGAGGAAAAATGCCGGGAATGAGTAG